One Tamandua tetradactyla isolate mTamTet1 chromosome 20, mTamTet1.pri, whole genome shotgun sequence DNA segment encodes these proteins:
- the GRK6 gene encoding G protein-coupled receptor kinase 6 isoform X7: protein MQNFLSHTGPDLIPEVPKQLVTNCTQRLEQGPCKDLFQELTRLTHEYLSMAPFADYLDSIYFNRFLQWKWLERQPVTKNTFRQYRVLGKGGFGEVCACQVRATGKMYACKKLEKKRVKKRKGEAMALNEKQILEKVNSRFVVSLAYAYETKDALCLVLTLMNGGDLKFHIYHMGQAGFPESRATFYAAEICCGLEDLHRERIVYRDLKPENILLDDHGHIRISDLGLAVHVPEGQTIKGRVGTVGYMAPEVVKNERYTFSPDWWALGCLLYEMIAGQSPFQQRKKKIKREEVERLVKEVLEEYSDRFSTQARSLCSQLLCKDPAERLGCRGGGAREVKEHPLFKKLNFKRLGAGMLEPPFKPDPQAIYCKDVLDIEQFSTVKGVELEPTDQDFYQKFATGSVPIPWQNEMVETECFQELNVFGLDGSVPPDLDWKGQPPAPKKGLLQRLFSRQVTPGWVPPGPPAWLSKERWVGGQAGAQPCWEWASSSCGQRGPGTLASFPPVPHPWLGSRPLFSFQR from the exons ATGCAGAATTTTCTGAGCCACACG GGTCCTGACCTCATCCCCGAGGTCCCTAAGCAGCTGGTGACTAATTGTACCCAGCGGCTGGAGCAGGGGCCTTGCAAAGACCTCTTCCAGGAGCTCACCCG GCTGACCCACGAGTACCTGAGCATGGCCCCTTTTGCCGACTACCTCGACAGCATCTACTTCAACCGTTTCCTGCAGTGGAAGTGGCTGGAAAG GCAGCCAGTGACCAAAAACACCTTCAGGCAGTACCGAGTCCTGGGCAAAGGTGGCTTTGGGGAG GTGTGCGCCTGCCAGGTGCGGGCCACGGGCAAGATGTATGCCTGCAAGAAGCTGGAGAAGAAACGTGTCAAGAAGCGGAAAGGGGAGGCCATGGCCCTCAATGAGAAGCAGATCCTGGAGAAAGTGAACAGTAGGTTTGTA GTGAGCCTGGCCTACGCCTACGAGACCAAGGATGCGCTGTGTCTGGTGCTGACACTGATGAACGGAGGTGACCTCAAGTTCCACATCTACCACATGGGCCAGGCCGGCTTCCCCGAGTCGCGGGCCACCTTCTACGCTGCCGAGATCTGCTGCGGCCTGGAGGACCTCCATCGGGAGCGCATCGTGTACAG GGACCTGAAGCCGGAGAACATCCTACTGGATGATCACG GTCACATCCGCATCTCGGACTTGGGGCTGGCCGTGCATGTGCCCGAGGGCCAGACCATCAAAGGCCGCGTGGGCACCGTGGGCTACATGG CTCCGGAGGTGGTGAAGAACGAGCGGTACACGTTCAGCCCGGACTGGTGGGCGCTGGGCTGCCTCCTGTACGAGATGATTGCCGGCCAGTCGCCCTTCCagcagaggaagaagaaaatcaaGCGGGAGGAGGTGGAGCGCCTGGTAAAGGAGGTGCTGGAGGAGTACTCAGACCGATTCTCCACGCAGGCCCGCTCGCTCTGCTCCCAG CTCCTCTGCAAGGACCCGGCCGAGCGCCTGGGGTGTCGCGGCGGAGGGGCCCGCGAGGTGAAGGAGCACCCCCTCTTCAAGAAGCTCAACTTCAAGAGGCTGGGAGCCGGCATGCTGGAGCCCCCCTTCAAGCCCGAT ccccaGGCCATTTATTGCAAGGATGTTCTGGACATCGAACAGTTCTCCACGGTGAAGGGCGTGGAGCTGGAGCCCACTGACCAGGACTTCTATCAGAAGTTTGCCACGGGCAGTGTGCCCATCCCCTGGCAGAACGAG ATGGTGGAGACCGAGTGCTTCCAGGAGCTGAATGTCTTCGGGCTGGATGGCTCAGTTCCCCCAGACCTGGACTGGAAGGGCCAGCCACCTGCACCCAAGAAGGGATTACTGCAGAGGCTCTTTAGTCGCCAGGTAACCCCTGGCTGGGTTCCACCTGGGCCCCCAGCCTGGCTCTCCAAGGAACGGTGGGTGGGAGGCCAAGCCGGTGCCCAACCGTGCTGGGAGTGGGCGTCCTCCAGCTGTGGCCAGCGGGGCCCAGGGACTCTGGCCTCATTCCcacctgtcccccacccctggcTGGGCTCACggcctcttttctctttccagagGTGA